In Deinococcus sp. HSC-46F16, the following are encoded in one genomic region:
- a CDS encoding nitroreductase family protein, with protein sequence MTPRTPEEVRAFFDAHRTVRQYVTREDGSPLPMPEEHLDVLLHAAQRAPTDATAQLYSFVRLVSPEVRARVAELTTNAHVQTASEAFVICLDVRRVGQFLRVAGHEVGHWPAIGVHFGIGDAVMAGQNLLTAAELLGYQGCWIGGVMNGLEGLLDVLALPQGVLPFAALTVGLPAETPPQRPRVPRSLVVHEDRYRDGTDEELRGGAEVMNPIAARGGQPGDWARLLRAYWAPGGGMEKREPHLVAALKRQGLWAGEEEGATRPTAEAAPAREG encoded by the coding sequence ATGACCCCCCGCACGCCCGAGGAAGTCCGGGCCTTTTTCGACGCCCACCGCACCGTTCGCCAGTACGTCACCAGGGAGGACGGCTCGCCCCTCCCCATGCCGGAGGAACATCTGGACGTGCTCCTGCACGCCGCCCAGCGTGCTCCCACCGACGCGACGGCGCAGCTTTACTCCTTCGTGCGCCTCGTCTCGCCGGAGGTGCGGGCGCGGGTGGCCGAACTGACCACGAACGCCCACGTTCAGACCGCGTCAGAGGCCTTCGTAATCTGTCTCGACGTGCGGCGGGTGGGCCAATTCCTGCGGGTCGCCGGGCACGAGGTCGGGCATTGGCCCGCCATCGGGGTCCATTTCGGCATCGGGGACGCGGTGATGGCCGGGCAGAACCTGCTCACCGCCGCCGAACTGCTGGGCTATCAGGGCTGCTGGATCGGCGGGGTGATGAATGGGCTGGAAGGGCTGCTGGACGTGCTGGCGCTGCCCCAGGGAGTGCTGCCCTTCGCCGCCCTCACGGTGGGCCTCCCCGCCGAGACGCCGCCCCAGCGCCCGCGCGTGCCCCGGTCCCTCGTCGTTCACGAGGACCGCTACCGGGACGGCACCGACGAGGAATTGCGCGGCGGTGCCGAGGTCATGAATCCCATCGCCGCGCGGGGCGGTCAGCCCGGCGACTGGGCACGGCTGCTGCGGGCGTACTGGGCGCCGGGCGGCGGGATGGAGAAGCGTGAGCCTCACCTCGTCGCGGCGCTGAAGCGGCAGGGGCTGTGGGCAGGGGAAGAGGAAGGGGCGACCCGGCCCACCGCCGAGGCCGCGCCCGCCCGCGAGGGGTGA
- a CDS encoding DUF2085 domain-containing protein, with protein MLLACHGIPERCLRVRGRRMRICARCTGIYLGYLALLGFAWQFWQEGMLPQPLPMLLLHLPLLADGLTQAAGWRPSTNALRLLTGVLAGVGQVGLLAWAALSSGRWFAEVILG; from the coding sequence ATGCTGCTGGCCTGCCACGGGATTCCCGAGCGTTGCCTGCGGGTGCGCGGGCGGCGGATGCGCATCTGTGCCCGCTGCACCGGCATCTACCTGGGCTATCTGGCGCTGCTGGGCTTCGCGTGGCAGTTCTGGCAAGAGGGCATGCTGCCCCAGCCGCTCCCCATGTTGCTGCTGCACCTGCCCCTGCTCGCCGACGGACTGACCCAGGCGGCGGGCTGGCGGCCGAGCACCAATGCCCTGCGGCTGCTCACCGGGGTGCTGGCGGGGGTGGGACAGGTCGGCTTGCTGGCCTGGGCCGCGCTGAGCAGCGGACGGTGGTTCGCCGAGGTGATCCTGGGGTGA
- a CDS encoding sorbosone dehydrogenase family protein: MRKRLLMAGMLALAGVAGAQAPTLKAPDGFKVTMYADGFQQPRFMAVAPNGDVLLSDSRAGTVVVLPDRDRNGRSDRQIVFASGLNRPHGLAFHGGFLYVANTDGVVRFRYANGQTKASGAAQRVVSLPPNGGHWTRTVAFGPDGRMYVSVGSNCNVCEETDARRAAVWVYDADGKNGKPYATGLRNAVGLEWFGGTLHATNNGRDMLGDDLPPEGFYKLRAGGFYGWPYCYTVKAGQAQVWDKDFGQKSAAVCKSATPAFALTTAHSAPLGLAFYTGKTFPSTYRGQMFAALHGSWNRSEKSGYKVVTVNPQTGQVRDFLTGFLRGAEVLGRPVDPVVARDGALLVTDDGEGRVWRVQYTGK; encoded by the coding sequence ATGCGGAAACGACTGTTGATGGCGGGGATGCTGGCTCTGGCGGGCGTGGCGGGAGCGCAGGCCCCCACCCTCAAGGCCCCGGACGGCTTCAAGGTCACCATGTACGCCGACGGGTTTCAGCAGCCGCGCTTCATGGCGGTGGCTCCGAACGGCGACGTGTTGCTCTCCGACTCGCGGGCGGGAACGGTCGTGGTGCTGCCCGACCGCGACCGCAATGGGCGCTCGGACCGCCAGATCGTCTTCGCGTCGGGGCTGAACCGGCCGCATGGGCTGGCCTTCCATGGCGGCTTCCTGTACGTGGCGAACACCGACGGCGTGGTGCGCTTCCGGTACGCGAACGGACAGACGAAGGCGAGTGGGGCCGCGCAGCGCGTCGTCTCGCTGCCTCCCAACGGCGGCCACTGGACGCGCACGGTGGCGTTCGGTCCCGACGGGCGGATGTACGTGTCGGTCGGCTCCAACTGCAATGTCTGCGAGGAAACCGACGCCCGCCGCGCCGCCGTCTGGGTCTACGACGCCGATGGCAAGAACGGCAAGCCCTACGCGACGGGCCTGCGCAACGCGGTCGGCCTGGAGTGGTTTGGCGGCACCCTCCATGCGACCAACAACGGCCGGGACATGCTGGGCGACGACCTCCCGCCCGAGGGCTTCTACAAGCTCAGGGCAGGCGGCTTCTACGGCTGGCCCTACTGCTACACGGTGAAGGCGGGGCAGGCCCAGGTCTGGGACAAGGACTTCGGGCAAAAGAGCGCCGCCGTCTGCAAGTCGGCGACCCCCGCCTTCGCCCTGACGACCGCGCACTCCGCGCCGTTGGGCCTGGCCTTCTACACGGGCAAGACTTTCCCCAGCACCTACCGGGGCCAGATGTTCGCCGCGCTGCACGGCTCGTGGAACCGCAGCGAGAAAAGCGGGTATAAGGTCGTTACCGTGAACCCCCAGACCGGGCAGGTCCGCGATTTCCTGACGGGTTTCCTGCGGGGCGCAGAGGTGCTGGGCCGCCCGGTGGACCCGGTGGTGGCGCGGGACGGGGCGCTGCTGGTCACCGACGATGGCGAGGGGCGGGTCTGGCGGGTTCAGTACACCGGAAAGTGA
- the aroA gene encoding 3-phosphoshikimate 1-carboxyvinyltransferase, with protein sequence MSGDGLPERFDVIVHPAHELRGEVRAQPSKNYTTRYLLAAALAGGETRVVGAATSEDAEALLACLRDWGAGAERVGEDVVVRGFGAHPRPGVTLNPGNAGAVARFLMGVAALTTGTTFVTDHPDSLGRRPQGDLLAALERLGARVTSAGGRLPVTISGPVRGGAVEVGAERSSQYASALMFLGPLLLQGLDLHLTGEIKSHAPLRQTLDTLAAFGIQATASGDLRRISIPGGQAYRAGRVLVPGDYPGSAALLAAAAVLPGEVTVTNLRERDLQGEREALAVLRDMGAEVVREGDRVTVRGGQPLRAVTRDGDGFTDAVQALTAAAAFADGTTTWENVATLRLKECDRISDTRRELERLGLTASETGESLSVTGAGRIAGGLTADGHGDHRMIMLLTVLGLKADAPIRITGAHHIRKSYPAFFRHLEELGARFGYVEATRD encoded by the coding sequence ATGAGTGGCGACGGCCTGCCCGAACGGTTCGACGTGATCGTCCACCCCGCCCATGAGCTGCGCGGCGAGGTGCGGGCGCAACCCAGCAAGAACTACACGACCCGGTATCTGCTCGCGGCGGCGTTGGCCGGGGGGGAGACGCGGGTGGTGGGAGCCGCCACCAGCGAGGACGCGGAGGCGCTGCTGGCCTGCCTGCGCGACTGGGGCGCGGGGGCCGAGCGGGTCGGGGAGGATGTGGTGGTGCGCGGTTTTGGGGCACACCCACGGCCCGGCGTGACCCTTAACCCCGGCAACGCGGGCGCGGTGGCCCGCTTCCTGATGGGGGTGGCGGCGCTGACCACGGGCACCACCTTCGTCACCGACCACCCCGACTCGCTGGGACGGCGGCCCCAGGGCGACTTGCTCGCGGCACTGGAGCGGCTGGGGGCACGGGTGACGAGCGCGGGCGGACGCCTCCCGGTCACGATTTCCGGCCCGGTGCGCGGCGGCGCGGTGGAGGTGGGCGCCGAACGCTCCAGCCAGTACGCCTCGGCGCTGATGTTCCTGGGACCGCTCCTGCTGCAAGGATTGGACCTGCACCTCACAGGTGAGATCAAGAGCCACGCTCCCCTGCGGCAGACGCTGGACACGCTGGCGGCCTTCGGGATTCAGGCGACGGCCTCGGGCGACCTGCGCCGCATCTCCATTCCCGGTGGTCAGGCGTACCGGGCGGGCCGTGTCCTCGTGCCGGGAGACTATCCGGGCAGCGCAGCCCTCCTCGCCGCTGCGGCCGTGCTGCCGGGCGAGGTGACGGTCACGAATCTGCGCGAGCGTGACCTTCAGGGCGAGCGCGAGGCTTTGGCCGTGCTGCGCGACATGGGGGCAGAGGTCGTGCGCGAGGGCGACCGGGTGACCGTGCGCGGTGGGCAGCCCCTGCGGGCGGTGACCCGTGACGGCGACGGCTTCACCGATGCGGTGCAGGCGCTGACCGCGGCCGCTGCCTTTGCCGACGGCACGACCACTTGGGAGAACGTGGCGACCCTGCGCCTCAAGGAATGCGACCGCATCAGCGATACCCGCCGCGAGCTGGAGCGGCTGGGATTGACGGCCAGCGAAACGGGGGAGAGCCTTAGCGTGACGGGCGCGGGGCGAATTGCCGGGGGCCTCACCGCCGACGGGCACGGCGACCACCGCATGATCATGCTCCTGACCGTGCTGGGATTGAAAGCCGACGCGCCCATTCGTATCACTGGGGCGCACCATATTCGCAAGAGCTACCCGGCCTTCTTCCGGCATCTGGAGGAGCTGGGGGCACGCTTCGGGTACGTGGAGGCCACACGGGATTGA
- a CDS encoding DUF1572 family protein, translated as MTTSLADLYLSDVRARMRGVKALGDGALAQLRPGEWHTALSEGGNSAAVLVQHLAGNMHSRWGGLRGGYAPGMEGETPGRNRDAEFGEGDQAADELRAVWEEGWTVFLDALDHLRPADLTGTLTIRGEPHTVLEAIQRQVAHYSGHVYQLVLLVKTLRGAEWQTLSIPRGGSAAYNARLEAENR; from the coding sequence ATGACAACATCTCTGGCCGACCTCTACCTCTCCGACGTGCGGGCGCGGATGCGGGGCGTCAAGGCGCTGGGCGACGGGGCGCTGGCCCAACTCCGGCCCGGCGAGTGGCACACGGCGCTCTCGGAAGGGGGCAATTCCGCCGCTGTCCTCGTGCAGCACCTCGCGGGCAACATGCATTCGCGTTGGGGTGGCCTGCGCGGGGGGTACGCGCCGGGCATGGAAGGGGAGACGCCGGGCCGCAACCGCGACGCCGAGTTCGGGGAGGGTGACCAGGCGGCCGACGAGCTGCGGGCGGTGTGGGAGGAGGGCTGGACCGTCTTTCTGGACGCGCTGGACCACCTGCGGCCCGCCGACCTGACGGGCACGCTGACCATCCGGGGCGAACCGCACACGGTGCTGGAGGCGATTCAGCGGCAGGTGGCCCATTACAGCGGACACGTCTATCAGCTCGTGTTGCTGGTCAAAACCCTCCGGGGCGCGGAGTGGCAGACCCTCAGCATTCCGCGCGGCGGGTCGGCGGCGTACAACGCGCGGCTGGAGGCCGAAAACCGCTGA
- a CDS encoding saccharopine dehydrogenase family protein: MSKVMIIGAGGVGNVVAKKCAQNDGVFTEVLLASRTVSKCDKIVAEIHEHLPQSKTKFTTAAVDADNVPELAAMIRDFGPELVINVALPYQDLTIMDACLETGVHYLDTANYEPRDVAKFEYSWQWAYRERFEQAGLMALLGCGFDPGATNVFTAHHAKHHFSEIHYLDIVDCNNGSHGKAFATNFNPEINIREITANGRYWENGEWVETEPLEISQDIYYPNVATRKSYVLYHEELESLVVNFPTIKRARFWMTFGEQYIKHLNVLEGIGMTSIEPIDFRGQKIAPIEFLKAVLPAPESLAANYTGQTCIGVQAKGIGKDGEPSVHFVYNVTDHAETYKEVQAQGISYTTGVPAMIGAMLMLRGEWMKPGVYNVEEFDPDPFIAAMNEWGLPVDELAGIELVRD; this comes from the coding sequence ATGAGCAAGGTCATGATTATCGGCGCGGGCGGCGTGGGCAACGTGGTCGCCAAGAAGTGCGCCCAGAACGACGGCGTGTTCACCGAAGTGCTGCTCGCCAGCCGCACGGTGAGCAAATGCGACAAGATCGTCGCGGAAATCCACGAGCACCTGCCCCAGAGCAAGACGAAGTTCACCACGGCGGCGGTGGACGCCGACAACGTGCCGGAACTCGCCGCGATGATCCGCGACTTCGGCCCCGAACTCGTCATCAACGTGGCGCTGCCCTACCAGGACCTCACGATCATGGACGCCTGCCTGGAGACGGGCGTGCACTACCTCGACACGGCCAACTACGAGCCGCGCGACGTGGCGAAGTTCGAGTATTCCTGGCAATGGGCCTACCGCGAACGCTTCGAGCAGGCGGGGCTGATGGCGCTACTGGGCTGCGGCTTCGACCCCGGCGCGACGAACGTGTTTACCGCCCACCACGCCAAGCACCACTTCTCCGAAATTCATTACCTCGACATCGTGGACTGCAACAACGGCAGCCACGGCAAGGCCTTCGCCACCAACTTCAACCCGGAAATCAACATCCGCGAGATCACCGCCAATGGCCGCTACTGGGAAAACGGCGAGTGGGTCGAGACCGAGCCGCTGGAAATCAGCCAGGACATCTATTACCCCAACGTGGCGACCCGCAAGAGCTACGTCCTCTACCACGAGGAACTCGAATCGCTGGTCGTGAACTTCCCGACGATCAAGCGGGCGCGGTTCTGGATGACGTTTGGGGAGCAGTACATCAAGCACCTGAACGTGCTGGAGGGCATCGGCATGACCTCCATCGAGCCCATCGACTTCCGGGGCCAGAAAATCGCCCCGATCGAGTTCCTGAAGGCCGTGCTGCCCGCGCCCGAGTCGCTGGCGGCGAACTACACCGGGCAGACCTGCATCGGGGTGCAGGCCAAGGGGATCGGCAAGGACGGCGAGCCCAGCGTCCACTTCGTCTACAACGTCACCGACCACGCCGAGACGTACAAGGAAGTGCAGGCGCAGGGCATCTCCTACACGACCGGCGTGCCCGCCATGATCGGCGCGATGCTGATGCTGCGGGGAGAGTGGATGAAGCCCGGCGTCTACAACGTCGAGGAGTTCGACCCCGATCCCTTCATCGCCGCGATGAACGAGTGGGGCCTGCCGGTGGATGAATTGGCGGGGATCGAGCTGGTTCGGGACTGA
- a CDS encoding MerR family transcriptional regulator produces MKLRIGELATRSGVTVRTLRHYDQIGLLSPGERTDGDHRLYSEAEVRTLHQIQTLRTLGLSLDQIRAALHDPAHDPAAVLAAHIRLLEERLEREQTLLERLRRLDPRGASWAELLEVMRMNEKVEKMLDVARQVGEQPKFDDEQMKYLEERREVVGEARIGEVEAEWPRLMAEVLREMEAGTPASDPRVLDLARRWQGLVAEFTGGRQDIGGTLNESYQAHMPPEMQAMWNYIGEAMGHLK; encoded by the coding sequence GTGAAACTCAGAATCGGTGAACTCGCCACACGCAGCGGCGTCACGGTGCGGACCCTGCGCCACTACGACCAGATTGGCCTGCTGAGCCCCGGCGAGCGCACCGACGGCGACCACCGCCTCTACTCCGAGGCCGAAGTGCGGACCCTGCACCAGATTCAGACCCTGCGCACGCTGGGGCTCTCGCTGGACCAGATTCGCGCCGCCCTGCACGACCCGGCCCACGACCCCGCCGCCGTCCTCGCCGCCCACATCCGCCTGCTGGAGGAGCGGCTGGAGCGCGAACAGACGCTGCTGGAGCGCCTAAGACGCCTGGACCCACGCGGGGCAAGTTGGGCCGAACTTCTGGAGGTGATGCGCATGAACGAGAAGGTGGAAAAGATGCTGGACGTGGCCCGTCAGGTGGGCGAGCAGCCCAAGTTCGACGACGAACAGATGAAGTATTTGGAGGAGCGCCGCGAGGTGGTCGGCGAGGCCCGCATCGGGGAAGTCGAGGCCGAGTGGCCCCGGCTCATGGCCGAAGTGCTGCGCGAGATGGAGGCCGGGACGCCTGCGTCCGACCCCCGCGTCCTCGACCTCGCCCGGCGCTGGCAGGGGCTGGTGGCCGAGTTCACCGGGGGGCGTCAGGACATCGGCGGGACGCTGAACGAGTCCTATCAGGCGCACATGCCGCCCGAAATGCAGGCGATGTGGAATTACATCGGGGAGGCGATGGGGCACCTGAAGTAA